Proteins encoded in a region of the Sphingomonas sp. OV641 genome:
- a CDS encoding DUF2794 domain-containing protein, producing the protein MGVVTPFPSAGRPSQIGFERIELNRILDLYGRMVAAGHWRDYAIELGREAAIFAAFRRAAERPEFRIEKRPALRNRQGMWALVGEAGQVVKRGHELGPVLAPVERRLMKLVED; encoded by the coding sequence GTTACACCTTTTCCTTCGGCCGGGCGGCCCAGCCAAATTGGCTTCGAGCGTATCGAACTGAACCGCATTCTGGACCTATATGGCCGGATGGTAGCGGCCGGGCATTGGCGCGACTATGCGATCGAGCTTGGCCGAGAGGCGGCGATCTTCGCTGCGTTCAGGCGGGCCGCCGAACGTCCCGAGTTTCGCATCGAGAAGCGCCCGGCGCTGCGAAACCGGCAGGGCATGTGGGCCCTGGTCGGTGAAGCGGGGCAAGTCGTGAAACGTGGTCACGAGCTCGGCCCCGTCCTGGCGCCAGTGGAGCGGCGCCTTATGAAACTGGTCGAGGATTAA
- a CDS encoding SDR family NAD(P)-dependent oxidoreductase encodes MSIRFDDKVAIVTGAGGGLGREYALELARRGAKVVVNDLGGDRTGTGASDAAHKVVEEIKAAGGEAMANGASVTEYEQMVEMVAKAKEAWGGVHVLINNAGVLRDKSFTKMDPADFAFVVQVHLLGSANATKAVWDTMREQNYGRILMTASSTGLYGNFGQTNYGAAKLGLAGFTKSLYLEGAKNNIKVNTLAPVAGTRMTEDLFPEQLFQAFSPDKVVPAALYLVSEDAPTNQIVGAGAGVFQAAYVTLTPGVALSGEELSPEGIAKHWAEITDRTGEIVPDSGAGQSMMIGKKLQGA; translated from the coding sequence ATGTCCATCCGTTTCGACGACAAGGTAGCCATTGTCACTGGCGCTGGCGGCGGCCTTGGTCGCGAATATGCGCTTGAGCTCGCCCGTCGCGGCGCCAAGGTGGTCGTGAATGACCTCGGCGGTGATCGCACCGGCACCGGCGCGTCCGACGCCGCGCACAAGGTGGTTGAAGAGATCAAGGCTGCCGGCGGTGAAGCGATGGCGAACGGCGCCAGCGTCACCGAATATGAGCAGATGGTGGAGATGGTCGCAAAGGCCAAGGAAGCCTGGGGCGGCGTTCACGTTCTTATCAACAATGCCGGCGTCCTTCGCGACAAGTCGTTCACCAAGATGGATCCGGCCGACTTCGCCTTCGTCGTTCAGGTTCACCTGCTCGGTTCCGCCAATGCCACCAAGGCGGTTTGGGACACGATGCGCGAGCAGAATTATGGCCGCATCCTCATGACGGCCTCGTCAACCGGCCTGTACGGCAATTTCGGTCAGACGAACTATGGCGCCGCGAAGCTGGGTCTCGCCGGCTTCACCAAGTCGCTGTATCTTGAGGGCGCGAAGAACAACATCAAGGTCAACACGCTGGCGCCAGTGGCGGGCACCCGGATGACCGAAGATCTCTTCCCGGAGCAGCTTTTCCAGGCCTTCTCGCCTGACAAGGTTGTGCCGGCGGCTCTGTATCTCGTCAGCGAGGATGCGCCCACCAACCAGATCGTCGGCGCTGGCGCAGGCGTTTTCCAGGCGGCCTATGTCACCTTGACGCCGGGCGTCGCGCTCAGCGGCGAGGAGCTGTCGCCCGAAGGCATCGCCAAGCATTGGGCGGAAATCACTGATCGCACTGGCGAGATCGTTCCGGATTCGGGTGCCGGCCAGTCCATGATGATCGGCAAGAAGCTTCAGGGCGCCTGA
- the phoB gene encoding phosphate regulon transcriptional regulator PhoB, which yields MARARMLLVEDDAALAELLVWHFKREDFEVIHTIDGEEALLLAREKVPDIVLLDWMVEGLSGIEVCRRLRRTAETANVPIIMLTARGEEADRIRGLETGADDYVTKPFSPRELVARVSAVLRRVRPALAGEALTYADLEMDTVGHKVRRGGEVIPLGPTEFRLLKHFLEHPGHVFSRERLLDSVWGHDSDIESRTVDVHIRRLRKAINEGGRPDIIRTVRSAGYALDAGH from the coding sequence ATGGCACGGGCCCGAATGCTTCTGGTCGAGGATGATGCCGCGCTGGCGGAGCTACTCGTCTGGCACTTCAAGCGTGAGGACTTTGAAGTCATTCACACGATCGACGGGGAGGAAGCGCTGCTCCTGGCCCGTGAGAAGGTGCCGGACATCGTCCTGCTCGACTGGATGGTGGAGGGACTGTCGGGTATCGAGGTGTGCCGGCGCCTGCGCCGGACGGCGGAAACCGCAAACGTTCCGATTATCATGCTGACGGCGCGTGGCGAGGAAGCGGATCGCATCCGTGGCCTTGAAACCGGCGCGGACGATTATGTCACCAAGCCGTTCAGCCCGAGAGAGCTGGTCGCCCGCGTTTCCGCCGTTCTGCGCCGCGTTCGCCCGGCGCTCGCCGGCGAGGCGCTGACCTATGCCGATCTGGAAATGGACACCGTCGGGCACAAGGTCCGCCGCGGCGGCGAGGTGATCCCGCTCGGCCCCACCGAGTTCAGGCTCCTGAAGCACTTCCTGGAGCACCCCGGCCACGTCTTTTCCCGCGAGCGGCTGCTCGACAGCGTCTGGGGGCATGACAGCGATATCGAAAGCCGAACGGTGGACGTTCATATTCGACGGCTGCGCAAGGCAATCAATGAAGGCGGTCGCCCGGATATAATACGTACGGTTCGTTCTGCCGGTTACGCGCTCGACGCTGGTCACTAA
- the phoU gene encoding phosphate signaling complex protein PhoU, which translates to MAEHTVKAFDEDIGRLRGLISQMGGLAEQAIEGAMRSLHRGDLELASQIRAADKQIDAIESEVERLVVRIIALRAPMANDLREVVAALKIAAVVERIGDYAKNIAKRVPMIESEHRIEPISVIQAMGRMAAEMVHDVLDAFAARNAEAAVEICERDTALDDFYDAIFRTLVTHMVENPKTISEVAHLLFVAKNLERIGDHATNVAEMVYFAATGTQLADREKGE; encoded by the coding sequence ATGGCGGAACATACCGTCAAGGCTTTCGACGAGGACATCGGCCGCCTGCGCGGACTTATCAGTCAGATGGGCGGGCTGGCCGAACAGGCGATCGAAGGCGCCATGCGCTCGCTCCATCGTGGTGATCTCGAACTCGCCAGCCAGATTCGCGCAGCCGACAAGCAGATCGACGCGATCGAATCAGAGGTGGAGCGCCTGGTCGTTCGCATTATCGCGTTGCGTGCGCCCATGGCCAATGATCTTCGCGAGGTGGTCGCCGCGCTGAAAATCGCTGCGGTGGTCGAACGCATTGGCGATTACGCCAAGAACATCGCCAAGCGCGTGCCGATGATCGAGAGCGAACACCGCATTGAGCCGATTTCGGTCATCCAGGCGATGGGTCGTATGGCCGCCGAAATGGTGCATGACGTTCTCGACGCATTTGCCGCCCGCAACGCGGAGGCTGCCGTCGAGATCTGTGAGCGCGACACGGCGCTGGATGACTTTTACGACGCGATCTTTCGCACGCTTGTCACGCACATGGTCGAGAATCCGAAGACGATCAGCGAGGTCGCGCACCTTCTGTTCGTTGCCAAGAACCTCGAACGCATCGGTGATCACGCGACCAACGTCGCGGAGATGGTCTATTTCGCAGCGACCGGCACGCAGCTTGCCGATCGTGAAAAGGGGGAATGA
- the pstB gene encoding phosphate ABC transporter ATP-binding protein PstB gives MTQKITARNVNVFYGDKQAIRDVSIDVDQEDVTAFIGPSGCGKSTFLRTLNRMNDTVASARVQGDIRLDGEDIYSREMDVVQLRARVGMVFQKPNPFPKSIYENVAYGPRIHGLASGKSELDGIVERSLTRAGLWSEVKDRLSDSGTALSGGQQQRLCIARAIAVDPEVILMDEPCSALDPIATARIEELIHDLRGRYAIVIVTHNMQQAARVSQKTAFFHLGELVEYGDTNNIFTNPREQRTTDYITGRYG, from the coding sequence GTGACCCAAAAGATCACGGCCCGCAACGTCAACGTCTTCTATGGCGACAAGCAGGCAATCCGAGACGTTTCGATCGATGTCGATCAGGAAGACGTGACTGCCTTCATCGGCCCGTCGGGCTGCGGCAAGTCCACCTTTCTTCGAACCCTCAACCGGATGAACGATACCGTCGCCTCCGCGCGGGTACAAGGTGACATCCGGCTCGACGGCGAGGACATCTATTCCCGGGAGATGGACGTGGTGCAGCTGCGCGCGCGCGTTGGCATGGTGTTCCAGAAGCCAAATCCGTTCCCCAAGTCGATCTATGAGAATGTGGCCTATGGCCCGCGCATTCACGGGCTGGCGAGCGGCAAGTCGGAACTGGACGGCATCGTCGAGCGCTCGCTGACCCGCGCCGGGTTGTGGAGCGAGGTAAAGGATCGACTGTCGGACAGCGGAACCGCTTTGTCCGGCGGTCAGCAACAGCGGCTGTGCATCGCCCGCGCCATTGCGGTCGACCCCGAGGTGATCCTGATGGATGAGCCATGCAGCGCGCTCGATCCGATCGCCACGGCGCGCATCGAGGAATTGATCCACGACCTGCGCGGCCGTTACGCGATCGTGATCGTCACGCATAATATGCAGCAGGCTGCGCGCGTCAGTCAGAAGACCGCCTTCTTCCACCTGGGTGAGCTGGTGGAATATGGCGATACCAACAACATCTTCACCAACCCGCGCGAGCAGCGCACGACCGACTATATCACTGGCCGGTACGGCTGA
- the pstA gene encoding phosphate ABC transporter permease PstA yields the protein MIDRAPTDWRTSTMQRRIARRYASERRFRLLGLGAIVLSAAFLAFLIVTMVLQGAAGFRETRVALPIDFRAAELEVTAEQLRGDRADLALAGAGLENVVEGAAGLAFPTLGGAELLSDGAWLRVREAVKSNPSLLRQNAVIDVPVASEIDMAFKGEGTPEAERTARSLGEKLSGGFNQDFFGGADSSDPTRAGIWGALKGSLLTMLVTLVIAFPIGVLSALYLEEYAPRNRWTDLIEVSINNLAAVPSIIFGLLGLAVFLNTFGLPRSAPIVGGLTLALMTMPVIVIAGRNAIKAVPPSIRDAALGVGASPVQVVFHHVLPLAMPGILTGTIIGMARALGETAPLLMIGMRAFIAAPPEGLADPATVLPVQIFLWSDEVARGFVEKTSAAIIVLLIFLLAMNGLAIYLRNRFETRW from the coding sequence ATGATTGATCGCGCTCCTACGGACTGGCGCACCAGCACGATGCAGCGCCGCATCGCGCGGCGCTATGCGTCGGAGCGGCGGTTTCGTTTGCTCGGCCTGGGCGCCATCGTCCTCTCCGCGGCCTTCCTTGCCTTTCTGATCGTCACGATGGTGCTTCAGGGCGCGGCTGGTTTCCGCGAAACCCGCGTGGCGCTTCCGATCGACTTTCGGGCCGCCGAGCTCGAGGTCACGGCTGAACAGTTGCGCGGCGACCGTGCCGATCTGGCGTTGGCCGGCGCCGGGCTGGAGAATGTCGTGGAGGGAGCCGCCGGGTTGGCCTTCCCCACGCTCGGCGGTGCCGAGCTGCTGTCCGACGGCGCCTGGCTGCGCGTCCGTGAGGCCGTCAAATCCAACCCGTCGCTGCTGCGGCAGAACGCCGTGATCGACGTGCCGGTCGCCAGCGAAATCGACATGGCCTTCAAGGGCGAGGGAACGCCGGAGGCGGAGCGAACCGCCCGATCGCTGGGTGAGAAGCTGTCCGGCGGCTTCAATCAGGATTTCTTCGGTGGCGCGGACTCCTCCGACCCTACGCGCGCAGGCATCTGGGGCGCGCTGAAGGGTTCGTTGCTCACCATGCTTGTCACGCTGGTGATCGCTTTTCCGATCGGCGTTCTGTCCGCGCTCTACCTGGAGGAATATGCCCCGCGGAACCGCTGGACCGACCTGATCGAGGTGTCGATCAACAATCTGGCGGCGGTGCCGTCGATCATCTTCGGCCTGCTCGGGCTGGCGGTGTTCCTGAACACCTTCGGCCTGCCCCGCTCGGCACCGATCGTCGGCGGGCTGACGCTTGCCCTCATGACCATGCCGGTAATCGTCATCGCGGGGCGCAACGCGATCAAGGCGGTGCCGCCCTCGATCCGGGATGCAGCGCTAGGCGTCGGAGCAAGCCCGGTGCAGGTCGTGTTTCACCACGTGCTGCCGCTTGCCATGCCAGGCATTCTTACCGGCACGATCATCGGCATGGCGCGCGCGCTGGGGGAAACGGCGCCGTTGCTGATGATCGGCATGCGGGCGTTCATCGCGGCCCCGCCGGAAGGCCTGGCCGATCCCGCCACCGTGCTGCCGGTTCAGATCTTCCTCTGGTCGGATGAGGTCGCCCGCGGCTTCGTGGAAAAGACCTCCGCCGCCATCATCGTGTTGCTGATATTCCTGCTCGCGATGAACGGCCTCGCCATTTACCTCCGCAACCGCTTCGAGACCCGCTGGTGA
- the pstC gene encoding phosphate ABC transporter permease subunit PstC, whose amino-acid sequence MSIGPLFFLVLALGLIGWFVARARALSLRQGGTSRFSALPGHHGWFVALWTAVPPLLFLAVWFFVSPAMVTDAVLTTPMASALPSQGFERSAILSEARNLARGEAFGAFHELSESLAPAYAAAQRRFDWIATGLASLLAFAGFAFSFVRVHPHFAARTQVERIVMVLLLAASLIAILTTFGIVASLLFESARFFSIVPITDFLFGTHWSPQVIDARDPGASLGAVPLFWGTFFIGAVIAMIVAIPFGLMSAIYLTQYARASTRRWVKPLLEVLAGVPTVVYGYFAALTVAPAIRDFAVTIGIRWASSESALAAGLVMGVMIIPFVSSMADDSLAAVPSSMRDGSLAMGATPSETIRKVLVPAALPGIVGGVLLAVSRAIGETMIVVMAASGVATLTLNPFASTTTVTKQIVDLLTGEAEFDSAKTLAAFALGLTLFVVTLLLNIVALVVVKRYREAYD is encoded by the coding sequence ATGAGCATCGGTCCGCTGTTCTTCCTGGTCCTTGCCCTCGGTCTGATCGGCTGGTTCGTGGCACGCGCGCGCGCGCTTTCGCTGCGCCAAGGCGGTACCTCGCGCTTCAGTGCGCTTCCCGGTCATCACGGCTGGTTCGTGGCACTATGGACCGCGGTGCCACCCCTGCTCTTTCTCGCCGTGTGGTTCTTCGTGTCGCCAGCGATGGTGACTGATGCGGTACTGACCACGCCAATGGCGTCCGCACTCCCGTCACAAGGATTTGAGCGCTCGGCCATTCTCTCCGAAGCGCGCAACCTCGCGCGCGGAGAGGCATTTGGCGCCTTTCACGAGCTTTCGGAATCGCTCGCCCCGGCCTATGCCGCGGCTCAGCGCCGGTTTGACTGGATTGCCACCGGGCTTGCTTCTCTGCTCGCCTTTGCCGGCTTCGCTTTCTCCTTCGTCAGGGTGCATCCGCATTTCGCTGCCCGTACGCAGGTAGAGCGGATCGTGATGGTTCTTCTCCTGGCCGCCTCGCTTATCGCTATTCTGACGACCTTCGGCATCGTAGCGAGCCTGTTGTTCGAAAGCGCCCGCTTCTTCTCGATCGTTCCCATCACCGATTTTCTGTTCGGCACGCATTGGTCGCCGCAGGTGATCGACGCCCGCGACCCCGGCGCCAGCCTCGGCGCGGTGCCGCTGTTCTGGGGCACCTTCTTCATCGGCGCCGTGATCGCGATGATCGTCGCCATCCCCTTCGGTTTGATGAGCGCGATCTACCTGACCCAATATGCCCGCGCCTCCACCCGCCGTTGGGTGAAGCCGCTGCTCGAGGTGCTCGCCGGCGTGCCGACCGTGGTCTACGGCTATTTCGCCGCACTCACCGTTGCACCGGCTATTCGCGACTTCGCCGTGACGATCGGAATCCGCTGGGCGAGCAGCGAGAGCGCGCTTGCCGCGGGTCTCGTCATGGGCGTGATGATCATCCCCTTTGTCTCCTCCATGGCAGACGATTCACTGGCAGCCGTGCCCAGCTCGATGCGCGATGGCAGCCTCGCTATGGGCGCCACGCCCTCCGAAACCATTCGCAAGGTCCTGGTACCGGCGGCGCTCCCGGGTATCGTTGGCGGGGTCCTTCTGGCCGTCAGCCGCGCGATCGGTGAGACGATGATCGTCGTCATGGCGGCGTCCGGCGTGGCCACGTTGACGCTCAATCCGTTTGCCAGCACCACCACAGTGACCAAGCAGATCGTTGATTTGCTCACCGGAGAGGCGGAATTCGACAGTGCCAAGACACTGGCGGCGTTCGCGCTTGGGCTCACGCTGTTCGTCGTGACGCTGCTTCTCAACATCGTCGCACTGGTTGTCGTGAAAAGGTACCGCGAGGCTTATGATTGA
- a CDS encoding substrate-binding domain-containing protein, which translates to MIRVATLIALIALCSACHDQASGGAGARAQIKAVGSSTVYPFTTIVAEQYLANSPGARPPVIESTGTGAGMRLFCAGIGAAHPDIVNASRRMKRSEYDTCAKNGAEQILEVQVGIDGVAFAEARNGPKMALTPTEIYLALAATPKGKPNTARTWRDVNPALPSIPIQVYGPPSTSGTRDALSELILTRGCLESDPEAEKLEADDADAFKARCQRVREDGAYVDAGENDNLIVQKLTANPNAIGVFGYSYLEENAGSVNGVPIAGVTPSEETIANGTYPGARPLYIYVKKAHMNAVPGLRQFVRQYTRLWGENGPLARRGLIPAPAAVQQQTATIVRDEKALAGTALK; encoded by the coding sequence ATGATTCGCGTCGCTACGCTCATTGCGCTGATCGCGCTCTGCTCGGCTTGCCATGATCAGGCCAGCGGGGGTGCAGGCGCCCGCGCGCAGATCAAGGCGGTGGGCTCCTCGACCGTCTATCCCTTCACGACGATCGTGGCCGAACAATATCTCGCCAATAGTCCCGGCGCCCGGCCGCCGGTGATCGAGTCGACCGGCACGGGCGCGGGGATGCGGCTGTTCTGCGCCGGGATCGGTGCGGCGCACCCGGATATCGTCAATGCCTCGCGGCGGATGAAGCGCAGCGAGTACGATACGTGCGCAAAGAATGGTGCTGAGCAAATCCTGGAGGTGCAGGTCGGCATCGACGGCGTGGCCTTCGCCGAAGCTCGGAACGGGCCCAAGATGGCGCTCACCCCCACCGAAATTTATCTGGCGCTCGCCGCCACGCCCAAGGGCAAGCCGAACACTGCACGCACCTGGCGCGATGTGAACCCGGCGCTCCCATCCATTCCGATCCAGGTCTATGGCCCGCCGTCCACCAGCGGCACGCGGGATGCGCTGTCCGAACTCATCCTGACGCGCGGTTGCCTGGAAAGTGACCCGGAAGCCGAAAAGCTCGAGGCGGACGATGCGGACGCCTTCAAGGCCCGGTGCCAGCGCGTCCGCGAAGACGGCGCCTATGTGGATGCGGGTGAGAACGACAATCTGATCGTCCAGAAGCTGACCGCCAATCCGAACGCCATCGGTGTCTTTGGCTATTCCTATCTCGAGGAGAATGCGGGGTCGGTGAACGGTGTGCCCATTGCTGGCGTCACTCCCAGCGAGGAGACGATTGCCAACGGTACATACCCGGGTGCGCGGCCACTTTATATCTATGTGAAGAAGGCGCACATGAACGCCGTTCCCGGCCTCCGCCAGTTTGTCCGGCAATATACCCGGCTATGGGGTGAAAATGGCCCGCTCGCCCGCCGCGGATTGATCCCGGCGCCTGCCGCCGTGCAGCAGCAGACGGCAACCATCGTCCGGGATGAGAAGGCACTGGCTGGGACAGCGCTGAAATGA
- a CDS encoding ATP-binding protein — translation MSQILSRRGWIALAIVALTAVILGFVGASQEAIIVSIVGAVAAIFASAAGRALEDDHPVVPTMPEPPSPLGPVLDALGEPVLILSGPRIASANGAARALLGSHIVGEDARIAIRHPAASGLLASEASAGPVALTGLGSADQRWEMQIAPIGDGRRLVHLSDRSGSHAAERMRVDFVANASHELRTPLASILGYVETLSDTAGDDPAIRARFLKIVFDEARRMQRLVDDLMSLSRIEAEKFRVPSDVVDLGALVDDTHAELAEAHDGRGRDIILEHDAGAIPVLGDRLQLSQLLHNLIGNAMKYGQPGTPVRVSITRDNGAIRLIVADQGEGIAPEHLPRLTERFYRVDPGRSRSVGGTGLGLAIVKHIVERHRGRLEISSRVGEGTRVSVTLRAPGQESPKPVS, via the coding sequence ATGAGTCAGATACTCTCTCGTCGCGGCTGGATCGCGCTCGCAATCGTCGCTTTGACGGCAGTGATCCTCGGCTTTGTCGGCGCCAGTCAGGAGGCGATCATCGTCAGCATCGTCGGCGCGGTCGCGGCGATCTTTGCCAGCGCGGCAGGCCGCGCGCTCGAAGACGATCACCCCGTAGTGCCGACGATGCCGGAGCCGCCCTCCCCACTCGGACCGGTTCTGGATGCGCTCGGCGAGCCGGTGCTGATCCTCTCGGGACCGCGCATTGCCAGCGCCAATGGCGCCGCGCGTGCCCTGCTCGGCTCGCATATCGTCGGCGAGGACGCCCGCATCGCCATTCGACACCCGGCGGCCTCCGGGCTTCTGGCCAGCGAGGCGAGCGCCGGTCCGGTCGCGTTGACCGGCCTGGGATCGGCCGATCAGCGGTGGGAGATGCAGATCGCGCCGATCGGCGACGGTCGGCGACTTGTTCACCTGTCCGATCGCAGCGGCAGCCACGCTGCAGAGCGGATGCGGGTCGATTTTGTTGCGAATGCCAGCCACGAACTGCGCACGCCGCTTGCCTCGATCCTGGGCTATGTCGAAACACTTTCCGACACGGCGGGCGACGATCCGGCGATCAGGGCGCGCTTCCTCAAGATCGTGTTCGACGAGGCACGCCGCATGCAGCGGCTTGTCGATGATCTGATGAGCCTGTCCCGCATCGAGGCGGAGAAGTTCCGCGTTCCATCTGATGTGGTGGATCTGGGCGCATTGGTGGACGACACCCATGCCGAACTGGCCGAGGCGCACGATGGTCGCGGGCGGGACATCATTCTGGAGCATGACGCCGGCGCCATTCCGGTGCTTGGCGATCGCTTGCAGCTGTCGCAACTGCTGCACAACCTGATCGGCAACGCGATGAAATATGGTCAGCCGGGCACGCCCGTGCGCGTCTCGATCACGCGCGACAATGGCGCCATCCGCCTAATCGTGGCGGATCAGGGCGAAGGCATCGCGCCTGAGCATCTGCCGCGGCTGACGGAGCGATTTTATCGCGTCGATCCCGGGCGAAGCCGGTCGGTCGGGGGAACCGGGCTCGGGCTCGCGATCGTGAAACACATCGTAGAGCGTCATCGCGGGCGACTGGAGATATCCAGCCGGGTTGGCGAAGGTACGCGCGTCAGCGTCACGCTGCGGGCTCCTGGACAGGAATCGCCGAAGCCGGTGTCATGA
- a CDS encoding HprK-related kinase A — translation MKHRFGVRVGPVTFRIGSAWSRPITELRALYRDYPIDDGVPDFTVRLAPPKPWRRWLRPTIAIEGDFIIPDAAPLPLQHSLLAAEMGMNLQMALGQRRFLLLHAAAVERDGMAIVLTGESGAGKSTLAALLQSRGWRLMADEFVLLDPASGLVHPFPRPVSLKNDAIDVVARILPDASWGPLMSETPKGTIRHLIPAPCALAAAEQPARPVLLLFPRYGLAADQRPVGAGEAFVRLTQASTNYVILGERGFTALTRLVSDVTRAAIDYSSADEAAAMIEALW, via the coding sequence ATGAAACACAGGTTCGGCGTGCGCGTGGGCCCGGTGACGTTCCGGATCGGTTCGGCCTGGAGCCGGCCGATTACCGAACTACGCGCACTCTATCGCGACTATCCGATTGATGATGGCGTTCCCGACTTCACGGTCCGCCTTGCGCCTCCCAAGCCCTGGCGGCGGTGGCTGCGGCCAACCATAGCCATCGAAGGCGACTTCATCATCCCCGACGCTGCGCCGCTGCCTCTTCAGCACAGCCTGCTCGCCGCGGAAATGGGCATGAACCTGCAGATGGCGCTGGGACAACGGCGGTTCCTGCTTCTCCATGCGGCCGCCGTGGAACGTGACGGAATGGCCATCGTGCTGACGGGCGAGTCCGGCGCTGGTAAGTCCACGCTTGCGGCGCTTCTTCAGTCGCGAGGTTGGCGGCTGATGGCGGACGAGTTCGTCTTGCTGGATCCCGCATCCGGGCTTGTGCATCCGTTCCCCCGACCGGTCAGCTTGAAGAACGACGCGATAGATGTTGTCGCGAGAATTCTGCCTGACGCAAGCTGGGGACCGCTGATGAGCGAAACGCCCAAGGGAACGATCCGGCACCTGATCCCGGCCCCATGCGCGCTTGCTGCCGCCGAGCAACCCGCACGGCCCGTGTTGCTGCTGTTTCCGCGTTACGGCCTTGCGGCGGACCAGCGGCCGGTTGGAGCGGGCGAAGCCTTCGTGCGGCTGACCCAAGCCTCGACCAATTACGTGATCCTGGGAGAGCGTGGTTTCACCGCCTTGACGCGGCTGGTGAGCGACGTGACGCGGGCCGCAATCGATTATTCGAGTGCCGATGAAGCAGCCGCCATGATCGAGGCGCTCTGGTGA
- a CDS encoding nucleotidyltransferase family protein: protein MNPARTLAALLTDPALAQSLDLPGWTAVLAVARAEQLIGTLAIRLEGLTMPPQVASVLLDAKSTAIEGRRQALWEAEMARRALQGVAEPLILLKGTAFVAAGLAAGQGRSIGDLDILVPRARLPEVETALLANGWMWVKPDPYDDAYYRRWMHELPPLIHPERDRMIDVHHTILPLTARMRPDAEKLIADAVPLGNDCAILHPSDMVVHAAIHLFGDGDLSGGLRNLWDIDRLLREFCDEDETFWAQLTNAASCHGAARVVARAVSLSHILFGTPAPASWTQRRLADRWYLRRLLARDGWGRPTHHFTRLTFYIRSHWLRMPPLMLARHLWIKWRKGAGGTAPPPSGL from the coding sequence GTGAATCCTGCTCGTACGCTCGCCGCCCTGCTAACCGACCCGGCCTTGGCCCAGTCGCTTGATCTACCGGGATGGACGGCGGTGCTTGCCGTTGCCCGTGCCGAGCAACTGATCGGCACGCTGGCCATACGGCTTGAGGGTCTGACAATGCCCCCCCAGGTCGCTTCGGTGCTGCTCGATGCCAAATCGACCGCGATCGAGGGGAGGCGGCAAGCACTCTGGGAAGCCGAGATGGCGCGGCGAGCCCTGCAGGGAGTGGCCGAGCCGTTGATCCTCCTGAAAGGCACCGCCTTTGTGGCCGCCGGGCTCGCGGCTGGGCAGGGACGGTCCATCGGTGATCTCGACATCCTCGTTCCGCGCGCGCGGCTGCCGGAAGTGGAGACGGCGCTGTTGGCGAACGGGTGGATGTGGGTGAAGCCCGATCCCTATGATGATGCTTACTACCGCCGGTGGATGCACGAGCTGCCGCCGCTGATCCATCCCGAACGCGACCGGATGATTGACGTGCATCACACGATCCTGCCCCTAACCGCACGGATGAGGCCGGACGCCGAGAAGCTGATCGCCGATGCGGTGCCGCTCGGCAACGACTGTGCCATACTTCACCCCTCAGACATGGTCGTCCATGCGGCCATACACCTGTTTGGCGACGGAGATCTTAGCGGCGGCCTGCGCAATCTATGGGATATCGACAGATTGCTGCGGGAGTTCTGCGACGAGGACGAAACCTTTTGGGCACAGCTGACTAATGCCGCTTCCTGCCACGGCGCAGCACGCGTCGTAGCGCGCGCCGTCAGCCTTTCGCATATTCTTTTCGGGACGCCCGCGCCTGCGTCATGGACGCAGAGGAGACTGGCAGACCGTTGGTACCTCAGGCGGCTGCTCGCTCGTGATGGTTGGGGGCGGCCGACGCACCATTTCACCCGCCTGACCTTCTATATTCGCTCGCACTGGCTGCGCATGCCGCCGTTGATGCTTGCCCGCCACCTTTGGATCAAGTGGCGGAAGGGCGCCGGCGGAACAGCGCCACCACCATCAGGACTGTGA